Proteins from a genomic interval of Thermoplasmatales archaeon:
- a CDS encoding Hsp20/alpha crystallin family protein yields MYNPIKYFTDEFVKNVQEGVKEVISFTLPPVTMYEDASEVVIEADLAGFNKKDITVKLEKDSLVISAERKVEKKGIVHLDQRPDKVFKRVRLPFEVEPNSEYKAKFNNGVLSLRIPEKGAHTITIE; encoded by the coding sequence ATGTATAACCCGATAAAGTATTTCACAGATGAGTTCGTGAAGAATGTGCAGGAAGGAGTTAAAGAGGTAATATCGTTCACTCTTCCACCGGTTACGATGTATGAGGATGCGAGCGAGGTGGTGATCGAGGCTGATCTTGCCGGATTTAACAAAAAGGATATCACGGTGAAATTGGAAAAAGACAGTTTGGTTATATCTGCAGAGCGTAAAGTTGAGAAGAAGGGCATTGTCCACCTTGATCAGAGACCGGACAAGGTTTTCAAGAGAGTCAGACTGCCTTTCGAAGTAGAACCGAATTCGGAATACAAGGCAAAGTTCAATAATGGTGTTCTCAGTTTGAGGATTCCAGAGAAAGGTGCCCACACCATAACAATAGAATAA
- a CDS encoding CDC48 family AAA ATPase yields MAYGDGIILRVSEANSTDPGMSRVRLDEESRMALNAEIGDVVEIEKEKRTVGRVYRARPEDENKGIVRIDSVMRNNCGCSIGDKVRVRKVITEDAKKVVLAPIIRKDQRLKFGEGINEFVQRSLIRRPLLEGDNISVPGLTLAGHSGLLFKVIKSQPPKVPVEIGEETRIEIREEPASEVLEDVSRISYEDIGGLSDQLGKVREIIELPLKHPELFERLGIRPPKGVLLHGPPGTGKTLIARAVANESGANFLSINGPEIMSKYYGQSEQKLREIFTKAEESEPSIIFIDEIDSIAPKREEVQGEVERRVVAQLLTLMDGMKERGHVIVIGATNRIDAVDPALRRPGRFDREINIGVPDKKGRKEILAIHTRGMPLGMDEDKKNEFLDKIADVTYGFVGADLAALVRESAMNALRKYLPEIDLDKPIPTEILEKMHVTEDDFMEALKFIEPSSLREVTVEIPNITWDDIGGLDDVKRELRETVELPLSRPDVFKKLGIRPVKGFLLYGPPGVGKTLLAKAVANESNANFISVKGPEVLSKWVGESEKAVREIFKKAKQVSPAIVFLDEIDSIAPKRGTYGESGVTERIVNQLLTSMDGIEVLQGVVVLAATNRPDILDSGLLRAGRIDKMIYIPPPDEASRLKIFKVHTKNMPLNKDVDLSDLAKKTEGYVGADIENLCREAGMVAFRNDPDATKVTQSDFLTALRAIKPSIDQEVLKFYSGFSEYLNKNIMEKKKSVEELGLYQ; encoded by the coding sequence ATGGCATACGGTGACGGTATAATTCTTAGAGTTTCTGAAGCCAATTCCACCGATCCGGGCATGTCCCGGGTCAGGCTTGATGAAGAATCCAGAATGGCCTTGAACGCTGAAATAGGCGACGTTGTTGAGATTGAAAAGGAAAAGAGAACTGTAGGAAGAGTCTACAGGGCGAGACCAGAGGACGAAAATAAGGGTATAGTAAGGATCGACAGTGTAATGAGGAACAATTGCGGCTGTTCCATAGGAGATAAAGTAAGGGTAAGAAAGGTTATTACTGAAGATGCAAAGAAGGTCGTTCTCGCGCCAATAATAAGAAAAGACCAGAGGCTTAAATTTGGTGAAGGCATCAACGAATTTGTTCAGAGATCGCTTATTCGACGGCCATTACTGGAAGGAGATAATATAAGCGTTCCAGGCCTTACTCTGGCAGGACACTCGGGTCTCCTTTTTAAGGTAATAAAAAGCCAACCTCCGAAAGTACCGGTTGAGATAGGTGAGGAAACTCGCATCGAAATAAGAGAGGAACCCGCTTCCGAAGTTCTTGAAGACGTTTCCAGAATAAGTTATGAAGATATAGGCGGACTGTCGGATCAACTCGGAAAAGTAAGGGAAATTATAGAACTGCCACTTAAACATCCTGAACTGTTCGAACGCCTTGGTATCAGACCCCCAAAAGGTGTTCTTCTTCATGGCCCACCTGGAACCGGAAAGACCCTCATAGCTAGGGCTGTTGCAAATGAGTCTGGCGCTAACTTCCTGTCCATAAATGGTCCCGAAATTATGAGCAAATATTATGGGCAGAGTGAACAGAAGCTTCGTGAGATCTTTACCAAGGCTGAAGAATCTGAACCATCGATAATATTCATCGACGAGATCGATTCCATTGCACCAAAACGAGAAGAGGTCCAAGGTGAAGTCGAAAGAAGAGTTGTGGCTCAACTCCTTACCCTCATGGACGGAATGAAGGAGAGGGGACACGTAATAGTGATAGGAGCTACAAACAGGATCGACGCGGTTGATCCTGCCTTGAGAAGACCTGGAAGATTTGACCGGGAAATCAACATAGGAGTACCGGATAAAAAAGGAAGAAAGGAGATTCTTGCTATACACACCAGGGGAATGCCACTCGGAATGGATGAGGACAAGAAGAATGAGTTCCTGGATAAGATAGCGGACGTAACCTATGGTTTTGTAGGTGCCGATCTTGCAGCTCTTGTGAGAGAATCTGCAATGAATGCTTTAAGAAAATATCTTCCTGAAATAGATCTAGATAAACCAATTCCAACAGAAATACTTGAAAAGATGCATGTGACGGAAGACGATTTCATGGAGGCTTTGAAGTTTATAGAGCCTAGCAGCTTGAGAGAAGTCACGGTTGAAATTCCCAATATTACGTGGGATGATATTGGTGGACTGGACGATGTCAAACGCGAATTGAGAGAGACCGTTGAACTGCCCCTCAGCAGACCAGATGTGTTCAAGAAGCTGGGAATAAGGCCCGTTAAAGGCTTCCTTCTGTACGGCCCCCCCGGTGTCGGTAAAACACTGCTAGCGAAAGCTGTTGCAAATGAGAGCAATGCAAACTTCATCTCCGTTAAAGGACCTGAGGTGCTGAGTAAATGGGTTGGAGAAAGCGAGAAGGCTGTCAGAGAAATCTTCAAGAAGGCAAAGCAGGTTTCTCCTGCGATAGTATTTCTTGATGAGATTGATTCGATAGCGCCAAAGAGAGGTACTTACGGTGAATCCGGAGTAACGGAGAGAATCGTAAACCAGCTTCTGACTTCCATGGACGGGATAGAGGTCCTACAGGGTGTCGTTGTCCTCGCTGCCACTAACAGGCCAGATATTCTTGATTCGGGTCTTCTCAGGGCAGGAAGGATAGATAAAATGATCTATATACCCCCGCCTGACGAAGCCAGTAGACTTAAGATATTCAAGGTTCACACGAAGAACATGCCGCTGAACAAAGACGTTGATCTATCAGACCTCGCGAAAAAAACAGAGGGTTATGTTGGCGCAGACATAGAAAACCTGTGCAGAGAGGCAGGAATGGTGGCCTTCAGGAACGATCCCGATGCTACAAAGGTTACCCAAAGTGACTTTCTGACTGCATTGAGGGCAATAAAACCATCCATTGATCAGGAAGTATTGAAGTTCTATTCGGGCTTCTCCGAGTATCTCAATAAAAACATAATGGAAAAGAAGAAGAGTGTGGAAGAACTGGGCCTATACCAATAG
- a CDS encoding tRNA-binding protein, translating to MSEEKPTSTFDSFLSLDIRVGIIRKAEVFEKAKKPAYKLQIFFGDGMGFKNSSAQIRNYSIDELEGRKIIAIVNFPPKQVANFISEVLVLGAVTEDGIQLLSVSDKAKPGDPVA from the coding sequence ATGAGTGAAGAGAAACCAACATCTACTTTTGATTCTTTTTTGAGCCTTGATATTCGCGTTGGAATAATCCGGAAGGCTGAAGTTTTCGAGAAAGCAAAGAAACCAGCTTATAAGTTACAGATCTTTTTTGGAGATGGAATGGGATTCAAGAATTCCTCAGCCCAGATCAGGAATTATTCAATTGACGAATTAGAGGGGAGGAAGATAATAGCAATAGTTAATTTTCCTCCAAAACAGGTGGCGAACTTCATTTCCGAGGTTCTTGTTCTCGGAGCAGTAACAGAAGACGGTATCCAGCTGTTATCTGTATCCGACAAAGCAAAACCAGGCGATCCCGTCGCTTAG
- a CDS encoding PRC-barrel domain-containing protein codes for MVTKKFVSDTIKKSVMTSEGTLLGTVSNYVMDTESGAVKTLLVKPVSGSKYAEFQTDKEGRYMIPLRQVKSLKDVFVVETNFVTPKPEK; via the coding sequence ATGGTTACTAAGAAATTTGTTTCAGACACAATTAAAAAATCTGTAATGACAAGTGAAGGAACCTTGCTCGGAACCGTCAGCAATTATGTGATGGACACGGAATCTGGAGCTGTTAAGACTCTCTTGGTAAAACCGGTTTCAGGCTCCAAATATGCAGAGTTTCAGACGGACAAAGAAGGGCGCTACATGATCCCACTCAGACAGGTAAAATCCTTAAAAGATGTCTTTGTCGTTGAAACCAATTTTGTCACACCAAAACCTGAAAAATAA
- the prf1 gene encoding peptide chain release factor aRF-1, which produces MNNDESQIRKYEFRKALQELQKLKGRGTELVSLYIPPGKQISDVVQYLRGEYSTSSNIKSKSTRKNVLAAIESIMSRLKSYRFAPENGLAFFVGHIAIRGDQTEMYARVIEPPEPVQTFSYTCDSNFHLEPLLAQLVTKEIYGLIVIDRKEATVGFLNGTYISMVANEQSLVPSKHHQGGQSSRRYERLIEIAAHEFFKKVGEIANNAFVPMIKDIKAVFIGGPGATKEYFFEKDYLRNEIKNKTKDLFDIGYTDETGLRELVEKAADSMKEMQIARERQLMNKFTSEIRKPGGGLAVYGENTIRSALQQKAVDLLLLSEGLNKITYFFKCSACGQVKSTNEGPDAEMICDVDGSVMDLDHEDDLVASLYKLAEESGAKVELISEDSDEGKLLQKAFGGMAAILRYLPKVLN; this is translated from the coding sequence ATGAACAACGATGAATCACAGATACGGAAATACGAGTTCCGTAAAGCCCTTCAGGAGCTTCAGAAGTTAAAGGGAAGGGGAACAGAACTAGTTTCTCTGTATATTCCACCGGGAAAACAGATTTCAGATGTAGTGCAGTACCTGAGAGGGGAATATTCAACATCATCCAATATAAAATCAAAATCAACGCGCAAAAACGTTCTTGCTGCAATAGAAAGTATAATGTCCCGCCTCAAATCATATAGATTTGCGCCTGAAAACGGCCTCGCCTTTTTCGTAGGCCACATTGCCATAAGAGGCGATCAAACAGAGATGTATGCCCGGGTGATAGAGCCGCCTGAGCCGGTCCAGACATTCTCGTATACATGTGATTCGAATTTTCACCTCGAGCCACTCTTGGCACAGCTGGTCACAAAAGAAATTTATGGTTTAATCGTAATCGATCGAAAGGAAGCTACGGTTGGTTTCCTGAATGGCACATACATTTCCATGGTTGCAAACGAACAGTCCCTTGTTCCGAGCAAACATCACCAAGGCGGGCAATCCTCTAGAAGATATGAGCGATTGATAGAGATTGCTGCACACGAGTTCTTCAAGAAGGTTGGCGAGATCGCAAATAATGCGTTCGTACCAATGATTAAAGACATAAAGGCGGTTTTCATAGGAGGACCGGGCGCAACGAAAGAATACTTTTTCGAAAAAGATTACCTGAGAAACGAGATAAAGAACAAAACGAAGGATCTTTTCGACATCGGTTACACAGACGAGACCGGGCTAAGAGAACTTGTTGAAAAAGCTGCAGACAGCATGAAGGAGATGCAGATTGCAAGGGAGCGCCAGCTTATGAATAAGTTCACCTCAGAGATCAGGAAGCCTGGTGGCGGCCTCGCAGTATACGGTGAAAATACAATCAGGTCTGCTCTTCAGCAGAAGGCTGTGGATCTCCTGCTGCTTTCCGAAGGACTGAACAAGATAACGTATTTCTTCAAGTGCTCTGCCTGCGGCCAGGTAAAGTCAACAAACGAGGGACCGGATGCGGAGATGATATGTGACGTTGACGGGAGTGTAATGGATCTCGACCATGAGGATGATCTTGTTGCTTCCCTTTACAAACTGGCTGAAGAATCGGGCGCCAAAGTAGAACTAATTTCCGAGGACAGCGATGAGGGGAAACTCTTGCAAAAAGCGTTTGGTGGCATGGCAGCCATCCTGAGGTACCTTCCAAAAGTATTAAATTGA
- the pyrH gene encoding UMP kinase: MKTIVISLGGSIVASDGLNTEFMGRFAKSLEMMDKRIKFGIVVGGGSVARSYISALRKYGVNDNILDEIGINATRMNALALASFFEDANSRIPTTVNDAVEMSMIYRFTIMGGTEPGHTTDTVSALLAERINSDILINATSVDGVYTSDPRKEKKARKIDALGYDESLVLSMKGLSGAGSNVFMDPTALNIAKRSKIKIFVINGLDIGEYRNVIEKGETTGSVIR; this comes from the coding sequence ATGAAAACTATAGTTATCTCGCTGGGCGGTTCGATAGTTGCATCAGATGGATTGAACACAGAATTCATGGGCAGGTTTGCAAAATCCCTGGAAATGATGGATAAGAGGATAAAGTTTGGTATCGTCGTCGGTGGGGGAAGCGTTGCAAGATCTTATATTTCCGCGTTAAGGAAATACGGTGTGAACGACAATATACTCGATGAGATTGGAATAAATGCAACAAGGATGAACGCTCTTGCTCTTGCTTCATTCTTTGAGGATGCAAATTCGCGAATACCAACGACCGTGAACGACGCAGTCGAGATGTCCATGATCTACCGGTTTACTATCATGGGTGGAACAGAACCGGGCCATACTACGGATACAGTATCAGCATTGCTAGCGGAGAGGATCAATTCAGATATCTTAATAAACGCAACTTCTGTGGACGGGGTTTATACTTCCGATCCAAGAAAGGAAAAGAAGGCCCGGAAGATTGATGCCCTTGGATATGATGAATCTCTTGTGCTTTCCATGAAAGGCCTTTCCGGGGCAGGATCGAATGTCTTTATGGACCCGACAGCCCTTAATATCGCGAAAAGGTCAAAAATAAAGATATTTGTGATAAACGGGCTCGATATAGGAGAATATAGAAACGTGATTGAGAAAGGTGAAACGACCGGCTCTGTCATTCGCTGA
- a CDS encoding ABC transporter permease — MSGLGPLTVRELKKWYRNPVFFITGLLQPFFWIALFGSAFDITKFFPGARDSILGGAPDYITYIVGGVLTITGLFTAMFAGTNIIFDRRLGPMGRFLSSPIRRSSIVLSKILSATLRILPQALILIVAALLIPNGLKFIHGFTVLDGLVIVTAIVLVSFIFSSIFSAIAIRMTNMNSIFGIVNLVNLPLLFVSYAMFAPGMMASWLSNVAKYNPVSWSAEAMRMVIINGTTMTASQWTQVGQWLGGLAVLAVALILLTAFLAEKEIRD, encoded by the coding sequence ATGAGCGGTCTTGGCCCACTAACGGTTAGGGAACTCAAGAAGTGGTACAGAAATCCCGTGTTCTTTATAACTGGGCTACTTCAGCCGTTCTTCTGGATAGCACTGTTTGGTAGCGCATTTGACATCACGAAGTTCTTTCCCGGTGCCAGGGATTCGATTCTTGGCGGTGCCCCGGATTATATAACATATATCGTTGGAGGAGTCCTTACAATAACTGGACTTTTCACTGCCATGTTTGCAGGAACAAACATAATATTTGATCGCCGTCTTGGACCCATGGGACGCTTCTTATCGTCGCCTATACGGAGAAGTTCAATAGTACTATCAAAGATTCTGTCAGCAACATTGCGAATACTACCACAGGCGCTCATACTGATCGTCGCAGCGCTGTTGATTCCAAACGGTTTGAAATTTATCCATGGCTTCACAGTTCTTGATGGTCTCGTAATAGTTACTGCCATTGTTCTTGTATCGTTCATATTCTCTTCGATATTCAGTGCAATCGCAATTAGGATGACTAATATGAACTCAATATTCGGCATAGTCAATCTGGTGAACCTTCCTTTATTGTTCGTGAGCTATGCCATGTTTGCACCTGGAATGATGGCAAGCTGGCTTTCCAATGTAGCAAAGTATAACCCAGTTTCCTGGTCCGCAGAAGCTATGAGGATGGTCATAATAAACGGAACAACCATGACTGCATCCCAATGGACTCAGGTTGGGCAGTGGCTAGGGGGCCTTGCCGTTCTTGCAGTTGCACTTATTTTACTCACAGCCTTCCTGGCTGAAAAAGAGATAAGGGATTGA
- a CDS encoding ATP-binding cassette domain-containing protein, whose translation MATIIKTEHLSKVYLGKIKAVSDLNIGIEEGEIYGLLGPNGAGKTTTINMLTTRISPTSGTATVAGYDINKQSLEVRKAIGVVPQDLTTDEDLTGRENLIMVSQFYDVPRATADERIKHLLTLVDMEEAADRYVRGYSGGMRKRLELIVGLVNDPKILFLDEPTLGLDVQTRTQMWNYVREIQKKLDVTIILTSHYLEEIDALSDRVSIIDHGKVLVTGSPSELKSSLKGDIVTITLKNQKEADTMKTMEGAIEIKEAGPNSVRIKVANSDKSLPEIINFIGKKKLSTVKLTVQKPSLDEVFLEYTGKDIRQEEPGDARKMMMNLRRVRK comes from the coding sequence ATGGCAACAATAATAAAAACGGAGCATCTGTCAAAGGTTTATCTCGGGAAAATAAAAGCAGTATCTGATCTCAATATCGGAATAGAAGAGGGTGAAATATATGGTCTTCTGGGTCCAAATGGTGCCGGTAAGACGACCACTATAAACATGCTTACTACAAGGATATCACCCACTTCAGGAACAGCAACAGTAGCAGGATACGATATTAACAAACAGTCGTTGGAAGTGAGGAAGGCTATTGGTGTGGTTCCCCAGGATCTTACAACGGACGAGGATCTCACAGGGAGGGAGAATCTCATAATGGTCTCTCAGTTTTATGATGTTCCCAGGGCAACTGCAGATGAGCGAATTAAACATCTTCTCACCCTGGTGGATATGGAAGAAGCTGCTGATAGGTATGTGCGTGGTTACTCCGGCGGTATGAGGAAGAGGCTGGAACTCATTGTGGGTCTTGTAAATGATCCAAAGATTCTCTTTCTTGACGAACCTACTCTTGGTCTAGATGTTCAGACAAGAACGCAGATGTGGAATTATGTACGTGAGATTCAGAAAAAGCTTGATGTTACCATAATTCTTACTTCTCATTATCTTGAGGAGATAGATGCACTTTCTGATCGCGTATCGATCATAGATCACGGTAAAGTTTTAGTAACAGGCTCGCCGAGTGAACTTAAATCCTCCCTCAAGGGAGACATTGTAACAATAACACTTAAGAATCAAAAGGAGGCAGACACGATGAAAACAATGGAAGGTGCAATAGAGATAAAGGAAGCCGGTCCAAACTCTGTCAGGATAAAGGTTGCCAACTCGGACAAGTCCTTACCGGAAATTATAAATTTCATTGGTAAGAAAAAGCTATCCACGGTTAAGCTGACAGTTCAAAAGCCATCTTTGGACGAGGTATTCCTGGAATATACGGGAAAGGACATTAGACAGGAAGAACCAGGAGATGCGAGAAAGATGATGATGAATCTAAGGAGAGTGAGAAAATGA
- a CDS encoding PadR family transcriptional regulator: protein MTKESDRGEKWGGDFFGPHAWSSIYSSRRQGGLRKWVLWLLSERSLRGSEIIEAMAQQSMGWWKPSPGTIYPLLHQLETDKFVIRKPDSKYEITESGLEEIGLRFKTGSTREDSDLSLDNILANLEGYVDYLEDEKDKLSEEHRKRLRGVEERLKRL from the coding sequence ATGACAAAAGAATCAGATCGAGGCGAAAAGTGGGGTGGAGATTTCTTCGGTCCCCACGCGTGGAGTTCTATTTATTCTTCTAGGCGCCAGGGCGGGTTAAGAAAATGGGTTCTGTGGCTCCTTTCGGAACGTTCATTACGCGGGTCGGAAATTATTGAAGCTATGGCCCAGCAATCAATGGGTTGGTGGAAGCCGAGCCCGGGAACAATATATCCGTTGCTTCATCAACTGGAAACGGATAAATTTGTTATTCGTAAACCCGATTCAAAATATGAGATCACGGAATCTGGGTTGGAAGAGATAGGTCTTAGATTCAAAACAGGTTCCACAAGGGAGGATTCTGATCTCTCGCTGGACAATATTTTAGCAAATCTTGAAGGTTATGTCGATTACCTCGAGGACGAGAAAGACAAGCTTTCTGAGGAGCATCGAAAAAGATTGAGGGGAGTCGAGGAGCGACTCAAAAGACTATAG
- a CDS encoding CBS domain-containing protein has protein sequence MLYYIMVLYAKDIMKKYTNMFDGNLNAREAAKIMSNDHTGFIIVEKDGKPYGIVTEWDYVNKIVAKDLEPQNVKLSDLMNAPLKSVSPNTPTDQVTELMNKEGIRRLPVVENGKLIGVITSRDILRIFRDYMDNLSDVIARFGVF, from the coding sequence TTGCTATACTATATTATGGTTCTTTATGCAAAGGATATTATGAAAAAATACACGAACATGTTTGACGGTAATCTTAACGCGAGAGAAGCAGCTAAAATAATGAGCAATGATCACACTGGTTTTATAATAGTAGAAAAGGATGGAAAGCCGTACGGCATTGTTACAGAGTGGGATTACGTCAACAAGATTGTGGCTAAAGATCTTGAACCACAGAACGTGAAACTGAGCGATTTGATGAATGCTCCTCTTAAGTCAGTTTCACCAAACACCCCTACGGATCAGGTCACAGAACTCATGAACAAGGAAGGCATCAGAAGACTACCAGTTGTGGAAAATGGAAAACTAATAGGCGTTATTACTTCAAGAGACATACTGAGAATATTTAGGGATTATATGGATAACCTTTCAGATGTCATCGCCAGATTCGGTGTTTTCTGA
- the psmB gene encoding archaeal proteasome endopeptidase complex subunit beta produces the protein MTEQLSTGTTTLGMVTKEGVVMATERRVTMDHFIMHKDGKKLHQIDTAAAMTIAGLVGDAQVLVRYMSAELELYRLQRKVNMPISAAATLLSNILNQTKFYPYMVQILIGGYDTEPHIFSVDAAGGSVEDVYASTGSGSPFVYGVLENGYREGISTEEAIELAIRGVSAAKQRDSASGGMIDIAVIDKDHGFHQLSKDEVLERIKKYKLPQ, from the coding sequence ATGACTGAACAACTGAGTACAGGAACAACAACACTCGGAATGGTTACCAAAGAGGGTGTTGTAATGGCAACTGAAAGAAGAGTTACAATGGATCATTTTATTATGCATAAGGATGGAAAGAAACTACACCAGATTGACACAGCAGCTGCAATGACGATCGCAGGACTAGTTGGCGATGCGCAGGTGCTGGTTAGATATATGTCTGCGGAGCTTGAACTATACCGATTACAGAGAAAAGTCAACATGCCAATTTCGGCTGCTGCAACCCTCCTGTCTAATATACTTAATCAGACAAAGTTCTATCCATACATGGTCCAGATTCTAATCGGTGGATATGACACAGAACCACACATTTTCTCGGTTGATGCAGCAGGTGGATCTGTCGAGGATGTGTATGCCAGCACCGGATCTGGATCGCCTTTCGTATACGGTGTTCTGGAAAACGGATACAGGGAAGGCATAAGTACCGAAGAGGCAATAGAACTTGCAATTAGGGGAGTTTCAGCCGCTAAGCAGAGAGATTCAGCCTCTGGTGGGATGATCGATATAGCGGTCATAGATAAAGACCATGGATTTCACCAGCTTTCAAAAGATGAAGTGCTGGAAAGAATCAAAAAATACAAATTACCCCAATAA
- a CDS encoding beta-CASP ribonuclease aCPSF1 — protein MSFRDYLEETRTVFDKLYPENQITEIDYEGPTIVVYTKNSDLFAKREDLARQIAQEMKRRITIRPDPSIMMPDDEAEAIIREIIPESAGLKDVYFEADTGEVVIEADEPSIITSRMSDHIVTIKDKTKWSPRIVRAPPMYSRTVKEMREFLRDVKQERKEFLHNLGKKLSIPTMPGETWIRLTALGGHREVGRSATLISTNNSKILVDCGMLNTNEPDDQPWASAPYLYAPEIQPFSSIDAVVLTHAHLDHSGLLPLLYKYGYDGPVYMTPPTRDMIALLQNDYIKVAHAEGHKGPYESKHIREELKHSIVLRYNETTDITRDVRLTYYNAGHILGSASVHLHIGDGLYNIVLSGDVKFEKTWLFNPANNVFPRAEAFMTESTYAGREDYHHPRGEASQLLVDIINRTFDRGGSVLVPVFAVGRSQEVMLVLEEAVRNKKIKEVPVYLDGMIMEATAIHAAYPEYLNKNLRESIMVKRENPFLSPIFKRVETKQQRLEICDSVENKVVLATSGMMNGGPVMEYFKSWVSSPEHSLVFVGYQAEGTTGRRIQKGATDISLSEGGKQARYDIRMAIETAEGFSGHSDKRQLLSYIATMKPRPQRILVNHGDGEKAAEFAKLIRSKFGIEAHALRNLETIRFY, from the coding sequence ATGTCTTTTAGAGATTACTTAGAAGAAACTAGGACTGTATTCGACAAACTATATCCTGAGAATCAGATTACTGAGATAGATTACGAAGGACCAACGATCGTAGTTTACACCAAAAACAGTGATCTGTTCGCCAAAAGGGAAGATCTGGCAAGGCAGATTGCACAGGAAATGAAAAGAAGAATCACGATACGTCCTGATCCTTCGATCATGATGCCCGATGATGAGGCTGAAGCCATCATAAGAGAGATTATACCTGAATCTGCAGGCCTCAAGGACGTATATTTTGAAGCTGATACTGGCGAAGTAGTGATAGAGGCGGACGAACCAAGCATAATAACGTCGAGAATGTCAGATCACATCGTCACGATAAAGGACAAGACAAAATGGTCTCCCAGGATCGTACGCGCACCGCCTATGTACTCAAGAACTGTAAAAGAGATGAGGGAATTCCTAAGGGATGTAAAGCAGGAGCGGAAAGAATTCCTGCATAATCTTGGGAAGAAATTGAGCATCCCTACGATGCCAGGAGAAACATGGATAAGACTCACTGCACTGGGCGGCCACAGGGAAGTTGGAAGAAGCGCTACTCTGATCTCCACAAATAACTCGAAAATTTTAGTTGATTGCGGTATGCTGAACACGAATGAACCTGATGATCAACCCTGGGCGAGTGCACCCTACCTCTATGCGCCAGAGATTCAGCCATTCTCGTCCATAGATGCGGTGGTTCTCACGCACGCGCATCTTGATCATTCCGGGCTCCTCCCATTGCTGTATAAATATGGATACGACGGTCCGGTATATATGACGCCCCCTACAAGGGACATGATTGCTCTCCTGCAGAATGATTACATCAAGGTGGCGCATGCCGAGGGGCACAAGGGACCTTACGAATCAAAGCACATCAGGGAGGAATTGAAACATTCAATAGTGCTTAGATATAACGAAACGACGGACATAACAAGGGATGTGAGGCTTACGTACTACAATGCAGGCCATATCCTTGGATCTGCATCGGTACATCTGCATATTGGTGATGGCCTTTATAATATAGTCCTTAGCGGGGACGTGAAATTTGAAAAGACATGGCTTTTCAATCCGGCAAATAACGTTTTCCCCAGAGCCGAAGCATTTATGACAGAATCAACTTATGCGGGCAGGGAAGACTATCATCACCCGAGAGGCGAAGCTTCGCAACTACTCGTAGACATAATTAACCGAACCTTCGACCGTGGTGGGTCCGTTCTCGTACCTGTATTTGCTGTGGGCAGAAGCCAGGAGGTAATGCTCGTTCTGGAAGAAGCCGTTAGAAACAAGAAAATAAAGGAAGTACCTGTTTATCTGGACGGCATGATAATGGAGGCCACGGCGATTCATGCTGCCTACCCTGAATACCTCAACAAGAATCTCAGGGAATCCATAATGGTTAAAAGAGAGAACCCCTTTTTGAGTCCCATATTCAAGAGGGTTGAGACAAAACAACAGAGATTGGAAATATGCGATTCGGTGGAAAATAAGGTCGTCCTGGCTACCTCGGGAATGATGAATGGAGGACCGGTAATGGAATACTTCAAAAGCTGGGTAAGCTCCCCCGAACATTCCCTCGTTTTTGTGGGTTACCAGGCTGAGGGGACGACGGGTAGGAGAATACAGAAAGGCGCTACGGACATCTCTCTCTCAGAAGGGGGAAAACAGGCGAGGTATGACATAAGAATGGCTATCGAGACGGCTGAGGGATTCTCGGGTCATTCTGACAAGAGGCAGCTTCTGTCCTACATAGCAACGATGAAGCCCAGACCACAGAGGATTCTTGTCAACCACGGTGATGGCGAGAAAGCGGCCGAATTCGCCAAATTGATAAGATCTAAATTCGGTATTGAAGCCCATGCCCTTAGAAATCTTGAAACAATCCGGTTCTATTAA